Proteins encoded within one genomic window of Vidua macroura isolate BioBank_ID:100142 chromosome 2, ASM2450914v1, whole genome shotgun sequence:
- the CHST7 gene encoding carbohydrate sulfotransferase 7 — MKGRRRWRGEHRRFAAVLVLYTLLLLLLVPYALDYGARRGRTDEEPLLRRCPSLEEALSEWGWEQRPPLDEEEEEDEAGTAGAAGNGSAGTAGKRHIYLHATWRTGSSFLGELFNQHPDVFYLYEPMWHLWQALYPGDALSLQGALRDMLRALFRCDFSVLRLYTAPSGPRDPLAPAPPAADNLTTASIFGWRTNKVICSPPLCPAAPRPRGEIGLVDGATCEETCPPRALRELEAECRKYPVVVIKDVRLLELGALLPLLREPGLNLRVVQLFRDPRAVHNSRLKARQALLRESVQVLRSRHRAEPRGPARHQQQHLLLPPGLLGGGRPPQPQHRAEFFLGGALEVICQSWLRDLLLARRAPDWLRRRYTQLRYEDLVREPRAELRRLLRFAGLTVPPALEDFVVNMTRGAAYSSDRPFLISARDAREAVHAWRERLSRQQVRQVEAACGEAMSILAYPLSAGDAR, encoded by the coding sequence ATGAAGGGCCGGCGACGGTGGCGAGGCGAACATCGCCGCTTCGCCGCGGTGCTGGTGCTGTAcacgctgctgctgctcctgttggTGCCCTACGCGCTGGACTACGGGGCCAGGCGCGGGCGAACGGACGAGGAGCCCCTGCTGCGGCGCTGCCCAAGCCTGGAGGAGGCGCTGAGtgagtggggctgggagcagcggCCGCCGCTGgacgaggaagaggaggaggatgaggcgggcacggccggggcgGCGGGTAACGGCAGTGCGGGGACGGCGGGGAAGCGGCACATCTACCTGCACGCTACCTGGCGAACGGGCTCCTCTTTCCTCGGGGAGCTCTTCAACCAGCACCCCGACGTCTTCTACCTGTACGAGCCCATGTGGCACCTTTGGCAGGCGCTCTACCCGGGGGACGCGCTGAGCCTGCAGGGAGCCCTCCGCGACATGCTGCGCGCCCTCTTCCGATGCGACTTCTCCGTCCTGCGCCTCTACACCGCCCCGTCCGGCCCCCGCGACCCGCTGGCCCCCGCCCCGCCTGCCGCCGACAACCTCACCACGGCCAGCATCTTCGGCTGGCGGACTAACAAGGTGATCTGCTCGCCGCCGCTctgccccgccgccccgcggccccgcggggaGATCGGCCTCGTCGACGGCGCCACCTGCGAGGAGACGTGTCCGCCGCGGGCGCTGCGGGAGCTGGAGGCCGAGTGCCGCAAGTACCCGGTGGTGGTCATCAAGGACGTGCGGCTGCTGGAGCTAGGcgcgctgctgccgctgctgcggGAGCCCGGCCTCAACCTGCGGGTGGTGCAGCTCTTCCGCGACCCCCGCGCCGTCCACAACTCCCGCTTGAAGGCGCGGCAGGCGCTGCTGCGGGAGAGCGTCCAGGTGCTGCGCAGCCGCCACCGCGCCGagccgcggggcccggcccgccaccagcagcagcatctcctgctgccGCCCGGGCTGCTGGGCGGAGGGCGGCCGCCGCAGCCGCAGCACCGCGCCGAGTTCTTCCTCGGCGGCGCGCTGGAGGTGATCTGCCAGTCTTGGCTCCGCGATCTCCTCCTGGCCCGGCGCGCCCCGGACTGGCTCCGCCGCCGCTACACGCAGCTCCGCTACGAGGACCTGGTGCGGGAGCCCCGCGCCGAGCTGCGCCGCCTGCTGCGCTTCGCCGGGCTGACGGTGCCGCCAGCCCTGGAGGACTTCGTGGTCAACATGACCCGCGGCGCCGCCTACTCCTCCGACCGGCCCTTCCTCATCTCCGCCCGCGACGCGCGGGAGGCCGTGCACGCCTGGCGGGAGCGCCTCAGCCGCCAGCAGGTGCGGCAGGTGGAGGCGGCGTGCGGAGAGGCCATGAGCATCCTCGCCTACCCCCTCAGCGCCGGCGACGCCCGGTAG